The nucleotide sequence CTAACCAGAATGCGCCAGTTGCGCCCAGAGTAGAGCCAATCACAGACCAGACGGTCCCCCAAAATAGCCCAAAAATGGCTCCTGCTGCAACGGATAACACATTGCCAGGAAACCCCAGGCTGGTTGCGCCTGCAAACAGAAGAACAAAGACTGGAGTTGCACCAAACCCGAGGTTTTTGAAAAAGTCCCTCAGAGAAGAGTCATCCAGCAACAGACTGAGTGGTCCCAGCAGGCACACCGCCAGAAATGCCAGAAATGCCAGCGCTAACCACAAGCCACTTTTGTAACGTCGGATTTGCATAGCACCTTCCAGGGAAACGCACTCAACTATACCCTGAAGGTTTAATAAAGATGTAACAAAGATGTGAAGAAAATTTCGACTTCTCCCTGGTAGGGGCAGAGATGATGTGCCAGGATGTCGGTTGCAATGGGGAAAGAGGGGGATGCAGGATGCAGGATGAAAAATAATTCCTGGATTCCACTGAAAGCTGGAACTGCTTGTCCGACATGACCGCTGGAGCCGGGTCACGAGTGCTAACTACCACCAACTAACAACTCCTCCTCATCCCTCACCCCTTAACCACCAACCCATGGGCACTAGAGAAGTGATGAAGTCAATTTTTCTGGCAGTGAGCCTGGCGATCGCCACCCCCTGGCTGCAAAGTTGCTCCCTACGTTCTTTCCTCGATTTTGAGCCGGTCAGTTCTTCGCCTACGGCGGCTGCAACCGATACCCAGACCGCCGATCTTTCCCTGTCAACCCTGATCAGCAAACGGTCCCCGGTTACCGTTGGGCAACGAACTTACCATATCGGAAACAGCCTTACAGATTCCATCAATGACTGGCTGGAGCCAATCGCCCGCAGTGCAGGGTATGACCATGTTTATCTGCGTTCAACCATACCCGGTGCCCCCACTGACTGGAACTGGAATCATCCTGGTGAGGCGCTGGGCGAAGCGGACTATCGCGTGGTTTTTAACACGAAGGCTCCCATTGATCATCTGTCTACCCAACCTTTTGCGGGTCATGATCGCTCCCTGGAGAATGAAACTGAGTACAGCGGACGCTTCTACCGTCTGGCACGGCAGAAAAGTCCCAATGTCCAGTTCTGGATCTACGCTCAATGGTCTGATCTGAAGCTCGATGACCGCTGGGCAAAGGCTGATGGCAGCGCTAAAGAGTTGGGGCTGAAACCTGCCAGAAATTGGGAAGAGGCGGCGATGAATCACCTGGCTTATCATGAAGCACTCCGCCAGCGTTTAGATGACCAGAACGATGGCAAACCTGTGCTGATCGTGCCAGGGGGATTGGGACTGGTGAATCTGAAACGGGCGATCGAGGCAGGAAAAGTCCCTGGCATCAAAAATTTCTTTGCTGAGCATTTTAATGATGATTCCCATCTGACCGCCAAAGGTAGCTATATGGTGGCCTTAATTTTCTACTCCAGCATTTATGCTAAAAGTCCGGTGGGCGTTACCTTTGCTAACAGCGGACTGACCGCAGAGCAGGCAAAAATTTATCAGCAAATCGCCTGGGATACGGTGCAGAATTATCCCTGGACAGGCGTAAAGAGCCATCCTTAAGGTCAGGATGATGTTCTCGTTCCCATGCTCTGCGTGGGAATGCCTTCTGGAGGCTCCGCCTCCCGGATCAGCGGCAGAGCCTGTCCTCTGCTATTCTTCACCAGGATAGGGCGTCAGAATTTCCACACCGTCCTCCGTCACTGCCAGCGTATGCTCACACTGGGCAGAGAGCTTGCGATCTTTGGTAACTGCCGTCCACTGGTCTGCCAGCATCTCAATTTCCCAGGTTCCTTCGTTGATCATTGGCTCAATGGTAAAGACCATGCCGGGGCGCAGTCGTCTACCTTTGCCGCGATCGCCATAGTGGGGAATTTGAGGAGCCGTATGAAAGACATTGCTGATGCCGTGCCCGACAAAGTTCCGTACTACTGAAAATCCCTGGGATTCAGCATATTCCTGAATCGCTGCCCCAATGTCGCCAATTTTGGCACCCGGTTTAATCGCTTCAATCCCTCGACGGCGGCACTCTTCCGTCACTTCAACCAGTTTGCGGGCAACTGGCGAAGGTTCCCCTACAAAAAAGGTTTTAGAGGTGTCCCCGTGATAGCCATCCACAATCAATGTGACATCGATGTTGATGATATCGCCATCCCTCAAAACTTGCCTGGCGCTGGGAATTCCGTGACAGACTACTTCATTCACACTGGTGCAAATGGAACGGGGAAAGGGAGGATAACCGGGCGGTGCATACCCCAGGGGGGCACTGATCGCACCGTGGGCTTGGGTCCACCGTTCTGCCTCATCATTCAGTTGCAGGGTTGTCACGCCTGGTTTGATCAGGTCTGACAGGTAGTACAACAGTTCTGCTGCCAGTCGCCCTGCCCGACGCATTTTTTCAATTTCCCGCTTTGACAGCAGTGTAATTACTTCAGTTTCCATAGGTTTCTATCATAAAGCTTCTAACCACTGCCTGGTAGCTTTTGGAGAAGAGAAACGAATGATTTGCAGATGGGCATATTCAGGTTGCTGGCAGAGGAGAGTCCATTCACGCTGGCGCTGCCAGTAGGTCCGGAGCACCCAGAGAATCATTGAATTATGACTGAAGACAATCTGCCAGGTTTCGCGGTTGCCGTTCCACAACTCCTGCTGGCTAATCGCCCGCCAAAACGTTCGCTGCACAACTCGCCCAAAAACCACTGGGAAAGAATAGTCTAACCAAATTAGCGTATCAGCTTTAAGCCAGATGAGATCTCTGACTTTGCTGTAATTACCATCCACAACCCAACCATCCGTCTGTAATGAGTTTTCTACTCGCGTTTTGAACTGATCGAAAGATGCTTCTGTCCAGTTGGCTTCCCAGTGAAGCGCATCTAACTCGATGTGGGGAAGGGTCAGTTTACGAGCAATTTCCCGTGCCAGAGTGGTTTTACCCGATCCGCTACTACCAATAATTACAATCCGTCGCCCTTGCTTGACGTTGGCTACCATCGGATCGCCTCCAAATTTTGTGGAAGAACAGCTACAGGCGATCGCAGCCCGATTTCGGAGATAGCGGGTAACAGGTGTCAGAGGATAACATTAGGACTGAATTCTGACTTCTGTGGTTTCTGAATTCCTGCCTGGGGGGCATTTTTCAACTTCAAAAGCTGAAAACACTAATGGAACAACCAGCTTGTAAAGGAATATTTTCGACCCCGAATCACCGGCAAGGATTGATGGGGATGGGTGTAGTAGGAAGGAAAGACAAGGACGTTACCTTGTTTGGGCTTGACCTTAATATTCTGGCGGTCAAAAAAGGTTTCTCCCCCCTCAAAGTCATCGTTTAGATACCCCACAATACTTATATCGCGGGTTGGAATGCCATTGGCGACTTCGACAAACCGACTTGCCAGCAGTAAATTGTCTACATGGCGCTTATAGTTTTGTCCAGGCAGATAGCGCAGAATGGAGCACATCTCAGCATGGGGAAATTTCACGCCATAGTGCTTAAACAAGAGATCCTGGATGACCTGGACCTGCTTCAGCAAAAGCTGGTTGGTCGATCCTTGCAGGGCACCCTCTTGCTCCCCCAGGGGTAGAATTCCGCTACTACGGACATCGGTATCGACCACGTTCACCAGAATTTTGGACGGTTTAAACTGGCAACATTCCGCAATCTGGATGATGTGCTCACACAGGGAAGGCTCCAGCAAACCCTCCACTAAAAGAATTTCTGATCCTAAATCTTTGAGTTCGTGTCCCACGGTAGTACCTGACAGATTTGAGATTAAGAATTTAAGATGATTAGGTTAGATTTCCGACGTTACCACTGAATTTCGAGCGTTACCACTGATTTCGGACGTTGCCACTGATTTCCCAAGTTGCCACTATAGAGTTCCAACGTTGCCACTATCCCATTCAGCATGCCCACTCCTCCACGCCAATCCTCCAACTCTCCTCAACCTTCCTTTCCCTTGGCGATTGACCGTGTTGCCATCGCTCTTATCCTGGCGTTGAGTCTGGCGATCGCAGGATTACTCTGGACGGGCCAACGGGTTTCGGCTCATGTACGGGCATTTAGCTGGCAGGATAAGCAAATTGGGGCTGAGGATACTGCCTTTATTTTGAACTTTAGTCGTCCCATGGACTATGCCAGTGTTGAGCCAAATTTAAAGATTGACCCACCGCTTCCCGGTAAGGTCAGTTGGGCAGGGCGGCGGATGGCCTATACCCTGACCATGCCGGCTCCCTATGGGACTGAGTTTGAGGTCAGGCTTGAGGGGGCAAGAGATCGGTTTAGCCGGAGTCAGCAATCCACCATCCGGCCATTCAGGGGGCAGTTTCGGACCCGCGATCGCGCCTTTGCCTACATTGGTGTGGAAGGGGAACAGGAAGGCAGGCTGGTTCTTTACAATCTCACTCGTCAGGAGAAAATACTGCTGACCCCCAAGGATCTGGTCGTCATGGAATTCAAGTTTTATCCCTTCGGCGATCGCATCCTGTTTGCAGCCACTCAGCGCACGGCTGAACCGCAAGGCTTACTGGAACAAAAGCTGTACACCGTTACTACCGGAATTGAGCTTAATCCGCCTGACCAAATCCTCCCCCAGGCATCGGAAAAACCACTGGATATTCCCACCAAACCCGAACCAGCTGGCAAGATTGAACTGGTTCTGGATAACACGGATTATCAAAACCTCAAATTTGACCTCTCTGCCGATGGCAACAATATTGTTGTGCAGCGGGTCAGCCGTCGGGATCCGGCAGATTTTGGACCCTGGCTGTTGCAGGCAGGAGAACCCCCCAAACCTCTGAAAGGGGAACCCGGTGGTGATTTTCTCATTACCCCGGACAGCAATTCCCTGGCGATCGCCCAGGGACAGGGGCTGGCTATTGTACCCCTGGAACCGGGTGCCAAACCCCTGGACTTTCTGCCCAAATTTGGCACTGTTCTGAGTTTTTCCAGGGATGGTTCTCTGGCGACGATGATTAAATTCAACCCTGACCGGACGCGATCGCTCTTCCTGGTCACCAGTCAAGGCACCTATAAAGAACTATTCCAGACCACCGGATCGATTCTCAGTAGCCAATTTGACCCCACGAATCAAATCCTCTACTGTCTGCTCACCGACCTCAAAACAGACGATGACCTCTACCGTGAAGAACCCTATCTGGCGGCGATCGACCTGAAAACAGGGAACCTGTCGCGGCTGGTGCTGCTACCCGACCAGCGTGACGTTCAATTCAGCCTTGCCCCCGATGGCTTAGCCATCCTGTTTGACCAGACCACTCGTGCTGTCCAGGCAGATGCCACCACTAAAGAACCGCTGCGGGATAGTTCGGGCAAGGCGATCGCCAATAGCCGCCTCTGGCTGCTTCCTGTCAATCCCAACGAACCGACGACCCCCACCCAACCCGAACCCCTTCCCCTACCTGGACTCCGCCCCCGCTGGCTGCCATAACTGATAACTCGGCCCCAGAGCGTTCTTTCCCTGACGCCTGTGACCTGAGAAATGAGGGCCTGATAATCTGAAATTTCACCCCAGAGGCACGGAGAACACAGAGAAATTCCTCTGTTCCCCCGGTATCTCTGTGGTACGAACTACTACCTGTGAACCACCACTGGGGTGCCAACCTTTGCCCAGTTGAACAGCCAGCGGGCATGATTGACGGCGACATTGATACAACCATGACTCACAGGGGTGCCAAAGCGGTTATGCCAGTAAGCGCCATGAATTGCATAATTGCCAGAGTAGTACATGGTGTAGGGCACATCAGGCACATCATAGTCGGCTCCCTGCATCCGGGCGTAGCGGTGTCGGGTTTGAATGGCAAAGGAACCAGTAGGAGTCGGCGTAGATGGTTTGCCCGTAGAAACGATCACGGCATACACTGGACGCTCCCCTTCCCAGGCAATCAGTCGTTGACGTGGCAAGTCGATCTGGATCCAGCGCTGATTGGACTGTTGCAAATTCTGAATGGCTTGCGCCAGGTGATTCGGCTGGGCAGTCAGGTGAGGGGTCTGAGGGGTTGCCGCCGCAGGCAAAATAACAACAGATGTCAGGGTCAGGGTCAGTCCAATTAAGGCACGTCCGATCGCCTGGGGGGAATTGCGTTGTGTCACGGTTTTCATGGGTTTTCTCCTCTTCCTATTCCACGTTAAAGCCGGGAAAGGGGGGCGTCGATAAAACTTCAAAATTCTCTAATACCTAAAGCCGCGTACACTGCTCAACCAGGATTTTTGCCCGCTGCGTTATGAAATGCCAGTCCTCCTGGTCAATCGCCAATTGAGGGAACAGATCACCGGAGACGCCAACCGCGATCGCTCCGGCCTCTAAAAGCGCTGGTGCATTGTCTACAGTGACTCCGCCAGTAGGAATTAACGGGATCTGCCCCAGAGGACCCTGGAGACTACGAATATAAGTCGCTCCGCCCACTGCCTGGACTGGAAAAACTTTGACACTACTTGCCCCTGCCTGCCACGCCTGCACAATTTCGCTCGGGGACAGCGCTCCTGGTATGATCGGCACCTGCTGCTCAATGGCCAACTGGATCAAGGTCTGGTCTACATGGGGAGTAAACAGAAACTGTGCTCCGGCGGCAACTGCCCTCCTGACCTGTTCCGGGTTTAACAACGTCCCTGCCCCAATCCAGCAATTGGGCAAGTCGCGGCGAAGTTGGGTGATTAAGTCGGCAGGGCGATCGCTGTTCCAGGTGATTTCAATCAACCGGATACCTCCTGTAGCGGCTGCATGAGCCATCTGCTGTCCCTGCACAAATTGCTCACAGCGAATGACTGCAATCACCCGGAATGTTTGAATTAAGGTTAACCAGGATTCTGATCCCATCTTGCCCCATCCCCTGCCCGTCGGTACAAATGACCACTCCGCAACTGAATCGCAGGATGGTTCGAGAGCCGAATCAGGCTTTCATCGTGGGTTGTGACAATCACGGTGATGCCGACGGTATTGAGTTTCTTGAGGATTTTGATCACCTGCCAGGAGTTGTCAGCATCCAGGTTGCCAGTTGGCTCATCCGCCAGCAGAAGCGGTGGTGTACTGACGATCGCCCGGGCAATGCTGACCCGTTGCTGTTCTCCTCCTGACAGCTGATCGGGAAAGCAATTTGCCTTGGGGAGCAGTCCCACCATCTTGAGCGCGGGCTGTAAGCGGCGATGAATTTCCTTGCGGGTAAACCCCTGTGCCCAGAGGACAAAGGCAACATTCTCGGTCACAGTACGGCGGGGAATCAGCTTGTAGTCCTGAAATACGACCCCGATACGGCGGCGCAATTGGGAGAGGCGATCGCCCTTCAACTCTGAGAGATGGCAGCCGTCCACAATCACATCTCCTTCGTCGGCGTGCTCTTCACCATACAGCAGCTTCAGCAGCGTCGATTTCCCAGAACCCGAAGGACCTGTAATGAACAGAAACTCCCCTCGCCTGACCTCCAGATTGACATTAATCAGGGCCTTACTGCCATTACTGTAGGTCTTGCTCACACCCTGCAAACTTACCATGACCTGGGTGTCAGGCGGGGAAGTGTTCTGTCCTGTAGCCGCCGAAGATGGACTGGTCGTGTTCATACAGCCGTTCCTACATGTATCACCTGCCTCAACCCCTGATACCTGACCCCCGGTCCCCGGTACCCAAATCTATCCCCCTGGTGACTGAAGGAACGTACTCCCCCACGATTACCCCTGACTGCTAACTGGCTGCCGCTGAGTCAGGCGATAGACCAGTGCTCGCCACGCAAACTTCGGTAACGCCAGCATTCGCCGCCAGCGCCAGGGTTCTTTGTAAAGGCGGTACACCCATTCCATGTGGTTATTTCTCAGCCATTCTGGAGCACGAGTCTTCACGCCGGCCCAGATATCCAGGCTGCCACCCACCCCGATCCAGATGGCGTGGGGACAGAGATGGCGATGCTCCGCAATCCAAAATTCCTGACGGGGCACACCCAGACCCACGAGAATCAGTCGGGGTTGCAATTTCCTTAAAGTTTGTTGGAGTGTCTGATCCAGCTCAGGAGTGAGATAGCCGTGATGGGTGCCCGCAATGTTCAAGCCGGGCGATCGCTGTTTCCACCCGTCCGCTACCCGTTCGGCAACACCGGGAGCACCGCCAAAGAAAAAGACTGACCCTAACTGTGGGGAAGCGGCAAACTGGTGCAGGAGTGATTCCGCCAGTTCAATGCCGGGACAGCGTTGCATGTGTTGACCTTGCAGCATCAGATACAGAACAATCCCCGATCCATCAGGAATGACCAGGTCTGCCTGATGAATCACACTTGCCAGCCGGGGATTGTCCTCTGCCTGCATAGTCATTTCGGCGTTGAGCGTGACGACATGAGCGCCCAATTGCTGTTGCGCCCGTGACAGGAGCCAGCCTGAGTAATTGTGTAGTAGATGGACGGGTACCCCCAGGACTGGAAATATCTTTGGGAACTCCGGTTGAACCCTGTGTTTCACAACGCTTCCTCACGCCTATCCTTCAAGCATAAGATTCTACCCTATTTCAATCGTAAGGGAGCAATGACATCTGATTATCTTGCTTGCGGCTGCATCCCCAATCGCTGCAACAGCCTGTTGTCTTCTGAGCTGTCAGGATTGGGAGTGGTGAGCAGGATGGGACCAGTAAAAATGGAATTTGCTCCTGCCATGAAACAAAGTGCTTGCAGTTCATCCCTCATCTGTAACCGACCCGCCGATAAACGCACCATTGCCCTGGGAAAAAGAATGCGGGTGGTCGCCACCATGCGCACCAGCTCAATCGGTTCAACGGGTGGGGCATCCTGTAAGGGCGTTCCTGCCACTGGCACCAGACAGTTAATCGGGATGGATTCAGGGGCTGGATCCAGTCCAGACAGTGCTTCCAGCAACTCTAAACGGTCCTGCACCGATTCACCCATGCCCAAAATTCCCCCACAGCAGACCGAAATTCCGGCTTCGCTGACCACCCGAATCGTCTCCAACCGATCCTGATAGGTCCGGGTGGTAATGATCTTGCCATAGTAATCAGGGGAGGTATCGAGGTTGTGGTTGTAGGCAGTCAGTCCAGCCTGTTTTAAGCGCTGTGCCTGCTCTAAGCTGAGCATCCCCAGGGTACAGCAGACCTCCATATCCAGAGCGGCAACCTGACGCACCATGTCTAAAACCCGCTCAAACTGAGGTCCGTCCTTTACTTCTCTCCAGGCGGCTCCCATGCAGAACCGGGTTGCTCCACTGGCTTTTGCGGCCCTTGCCTGGGCGACAACCTGTTCCAGATCCATGAGCGGTCGGGGCGTCAGATCTGTGGGGTTGTGAACGCTTTGGGAACAGTAGGCACAGTCTTCCGGGCAGGCTCCAGTTTTGATGCTGCACAGGGTACAAAGCTGGACAGCATGGGGGTCATGGTGCTCCCGATGGACGCGCTGTGCTTCAAACAGCAGATCTGGCAGGGGTTGATGGTAAATCTGAGCGATGCGTTCAATTGTCCTGGTCAGCGTTTTAGCCATTGTGAAGGTTCCCATAGCGCCATTTCTGTCAGGGCATTACCGTGAATATCCCCACAGATTCAAGATCGTTTCGCTAGATTACCCTGTTTCCACGACTTCCGGATGAACAAATTGGTAGCCTGCTGTCCTCAGTTTCTGGTTGGAAACCCTGGCGTTGTAAGCGCGATTGCTGGGTTGGGTGGGATCCCAGGCAACCGTGGGTAAACCATTCTGGCTACACACTCTGTCCAAAAGCACCCGGACTGGGAGGGGGACACTGCCCACCAGGTTATAAACCCCCTCCAGTTGTTGTTGACGGGCAAAGTCAATGGCTCCCACAATGTCATCCAGATGGACCCAATTGGACGGTTCGTCCCCGCTGCCGGGACGGGTCGTACCGGCTGACCGCCCAAAGATTCTTACCAGTGTACGACCGGGACCGTAAATGCCACCCAATCTAAAAATACAAACCTTGACGGCATTTTTGACAGAGAGCAACACCTGTTCCGTCTCCGCTAAAATTTCACCGTTACGGTTGGTGGGGGCGATCGCCGACTCCTCGTCTACCCATGCCCCGCCCTGGTCTCCATACACCGCATAGCTGCCTGTATAGATCACCTGCTGCACCGCTGGAGCATCCTTTAGAGCCTCTACCAGCGTTCTGGCAGTTCCCAGATAGGTTTCTTCGTAAGCATCGCCACTGCGTGCTCCCACACTGAGTAAAACAATCGGCTGGTCTTGCAGGAGCGATCGCATCCCTGCCAGATCCGTCCCGTTCAAAATCACGACCCGGTGGGCAACCCCTTCCAGCTCAGAAACCCGTGTAATTGTTGTGGTTGTAGCTGTGACCTGGAGGGTTGGCTGCCAGCGTTGAGCCACGGCTTTACCAACATATCCACAACCAATAATGACCGCTGAGTTCATTTCCTTCCGATGTCAGCTTTGCCTGCCGTTAACAGTCTTGCAGCAACGACGCCTCCAATAAAGCCAAACAAATGTCCTTCCCAGGAAATGCCATATTGCATTGGCAGAACTCCCCACAGCAGACTGCCGTATAGCGTTCCCACTCCCAGAGAAATCACCACTGAAGTAGCACTCCGCTCAAAAAAACCTCGCAGCAGCAGATAGCCCAGGTAGCCAAAGATAACACCACTGGCTCCAATGTGAACCCCTGGAGAACCAAACAGCCAGGTACCCAACCCGCTAATTAACCCGGCAATCAGCGTTACCCAGAAGAAATCCCTGATTTCCCGCATCATAATCAGCCAGCCCAAAATAATAAAGGGCACAGTGTTCCCGATGAGATGGGGAATACTGCCGTGGAGAAAGGGGGCAAACAAGATACCTCGCAGCCCAATCAGGTTACGGGGGATGATGCCATAAAAATCCAGGGTGGTTCGGAAGAAAGGGCGGAGGATGAACTGGTCAAAAATTTCCAGTGTCCACATCAAACCTACCAGACCAACCAGAATCATAATCTGGGTCTTCAACTCCTGGGCGATTGCCCTTCCTTCGTCCTTACTCATACGGCTACCTCTGCTGTCTCTGGGATGAAAGCGCTTTCTCTACCATAATCGACAGACGCCAGACGGTCATCGTCATACTGAGCATTGCTGAATCTGGGTATGAATTAGAGCGTGTATGAATTGAAACTTCGTTCCAATTCATACTACTATTCAGCAGCGCCTCATACCGTGATTTGAGCGTTTCGCCGTGATTGCACTTCCAGATAAATCAGGAGTGCATTGACATCAGCCGGGTTCACTCCACCAATGCGGGCAGCCTGTCCAACAGTGAGGGGTCGCACTTTAGAGAGCTTTTCGCGGGCTTCCTTAGACAGCGTTTCTATGGCCTGATAGTCCAGATCTGCCGGGAGTTTGCGGTGCTCCTGACGGGCGATTTGCTCAATCTGGTTTTGCTGACGCTGAATATAGCCGGAGTATTTGATATCAATTTCAGCCCCTTCTTTAACCGCCCGATCCAGCTCCGGGTTACCCAGACCAAACCGCTCCAGATCCCCATAGTGAAAACCAGGTCGGCGCAACAAATCGGCCAGGGTGATGGATCCCTTAATTGCCTGCCGGGTGCAGGCAGCAATTTCCTGCCCCAGGGCATCCAGTTCTTTGACGCGGGTTTCATGCAACCGTTCCTTTTCAGCCGCAATTTGCGCCTGCTTGTGCATAAACAGTGTCCAGCGCCGGTCGTCAATCAACCCGATCTCCCGTCCCAGAGGGGTGAGCCGTTGATCGGCATTGTCCGATCGCAACAACAGGCGGTATTCCGAACGGGATGTCAGCATCCGGTAAGGTTCTCGCAGATCTTTGGTACACAGATCATCAATCAGGGTGCCCAGGTAGCTCTGCTCCCGTGGGAAGGTGATCATCTCCTGCCGCCGGACAAATCGGGCAGCATTGACACCCGCCACAAAACCCTGAGCGGCGGCTTCCTCATACCCCGTCGTGCCATTAATCTGACCGGCACAAAACAGACCTTCCACCTTTTTGGTCATCAGGGTGGGGTAGCACTGTGTTGCCGGGAGAAAGTCATACTCCACCGCATAGGCAGGGCGCAGCATCACACAGTTTTCCAGACCGGGGAGCGATCGCAACATCTGCAACTGAACGGCTTCTGGCAGTCCGGTGGAAAAGCCCTGGACATAAATTTCGGGGATGTCTCTCCCCTCTGGTTCCAGAAAAATCTGGTGGCTTTCCTTATCTGCAAAGCGAACAATTTTGTCTTCAATGCTGGGACAATAGCGCGGACCTTTCGCCTCCACCCAACCACCGTAGACCGGCGACAGATGCAGATTGTCTCGAATAATGCGATGGGTTTCAGCCGTCGTGCGGGTGATATGACAGTTGATCGATTCTCGCTCAACCCAGACCTCCGGGTCAAAGCTGAACCAGCGGATCTCCGGGTCACTGGGTTGGGGTTCCAGGCTGTCAAAGTTGATGGAGCGGCGATCGACCCGTGCTGGCGTGCCGGTCTTTAAGCGTCCTGTCTCAAATCCCAGGCGGTTCAGGGTTTGTGTCAGCCCTTCCGCGGCAAATTCCCCAGCCCGTCCGGCTGCCATCGATTTATTGCCCACCCAGATGCGCCCACCCAGAAAGGTGCCCGTGGTAAGAATAACGGCGCTACATTGAAACGCCACCCCAAAGTAGGTTTGCACCCCAATGATCTCATCATTGTTGCCCAACACCAGATCGGTGGCCATGCCTTCCCGCACGGACAGATTTTCCTGATTCTCCACAATCTTTTTCATCACAGCCGCATATTCCCGCTTATCTGTCTGTGCCCGCAAGGCCCAGACTGCCGGTCCTCTGGAGGCATTGAGTACCCGCTTTTGCAGATAGGTGCGGTCTGCCATCTTGCCGATCTCACCACCCAGGGCATCTACTTCATGCACCAGTTGAGACTTTGCCGGACCTCCAACCGCCGGATTACAGGGCTGCCAGGCGATTTTATCCAGGTTTAACGTCAGGAGCAACGTGCGACAGCCCAACCGGGCTGTGGCCAGTGCCGCTTCACAGCCAGCGTGACCGGCTCCAATCACCACCACATCAAAGGAATCAAGAAAATCGACAGGGGCGTTCATAGCTGAGGCTGTACGGGGAATCCAGGCTTCTATTTTAGCGAGTTAGGGTAGATGACACGCACATCAGCCAGAATTTCGCCCCGGAAACTGGAAGCTCTTCAGGATAAGGTTACCAGGCTAGTAGAGCAAATTGAAAGTTCTGCAACGTAGGTTGGGTAGAGCGATAGCGAAACCCAAAAATTTCAAAGCCTTCATGTTGCAAAATTAAGTGTTTACTCTACTAGAGCCTGGTAACAAAGTTGTGAGTATACGCTAATCACACACGGAGCCTGGTAACGCGAAAACCCTATGCCATCCTGTCTGCACCTCTTATTCTGCCTTCAGTTTATTGCCCAGGAACCTACTCCAGGAAATCCTGGTCATTATACCTGTAAGTACTCTTTGAAGGTGAGCGTACAGCTAAAGCAGAGGACAGTGAACAGTGAACAGTGAACAGGATGAAAAAGACCAGATGACCAGGGTTCGCGTTTGCTAATTTGGCCTGACTCTCATGGCGATCGCTATACTCCAT is from Leptothermofonsia sichuanensis E412 and encodes:
- the ftsE gene encoding cell division ATP-binding protein FtsE → MNTTSPSSAATGQNTSPPDTQVMVSLQGVSKTYSNGSKALINVNLEVRRGEFLFITGPSGSGKSTLLKLLYGEEHADEGDVIVDGCHLSELKGDRLSQLRRRIGVVFQDYKLIPRRTVTENVAFVLWAQGFTRKEIHRRLQPALKMVGLLPKANCFPDQLSGGEQQRVSIARAIVSTPPLLLADEPTGNLDADNSWQVIKILKKLNTVGITVIVTTHDESLIRLSNHPAIQLRSGHLYRRAGDGARWDQNPG
- a CDS encoding bifunctional 4-hydroxy-2-oxoglutarate aldolase/2-dehydro-3-deoxy-phosphogluconate aldolase, translated to MGSESWLTLIQTFRVIAVIRCEQFVQGQQMAHAAATGGIRLIEITWNSDRPADLITQLRRDLPNCWIGAGTLLNPEQVRRAVAAGAQFLFTPHVDQTLIQLAIEQQVPIIPGALSPSEIVQAWQAGASSVKVFPVQAVGGATYIRSLQGPLGQIPLIPTGGVTVDNAPALLEAGAIAVGVSGDLFPQLAIDQEDWHFITQRAKILVEQCTRL
- a CDS encoding L,D-transpeptidase; this translates as MKTVTQRNSPQAIGRALIGLTLTLTSVVILPAAATPQTPHLTAQPNHLAQAIQNLQQSNQRWIQIDLPRQRLIAWEGERPVYAVIVSTGKPSTPTPTGSFAIQTRHRYARMQGADYDVPDVPYTMYYSGNYAIHGAYWHNRFGTPVSHGCINVAVNHARWLFNWAKVGTPVVVHR
- a CDS encoding WecB/TagA/CpsF family glycosyltransferase, producing the protein MKHRVQPEFPKIFPVLGVPVHLLHNYSGWLLSRAQQQLGAHVVTLNAEMTMQAEDNPRLASVIHQADLVIPDGSGIVLYLMLQGQHMQRCPGIELAESLLHQFAASPQLGSVFFFGGAPGVAERVADGWKQRSPGLNIAGTHHGYLTPELDQTLQQTLRKLQPRLILVGLGVPRQEFWIAEHRHLCPHAIWIGVGGSLDIWAGVKTRAPEWLRNNHMEWVYRLYKEPWRWRRMLALPKFAWRALVYRLTQRQPVSSQG
- a CDS encoding prolyl hydroxylase family protein translates to MGHELKDLGSEILLVEGLLEPSLCEHIIQIAECCQFKPSKILVNVVDTDVRSSGILPLGEQEGALQGSTNQLLLKQVQVIQDLLFKHYGVKFPHAEMCSILRYLPGQNYKRHVDNLLLASRFVEVANGIPTRDISIVGYLNDDFEGGETFFDRQNIKVKPKQGNVLVFPSYYTHPHQSLPVIRGRKYSFTSWLFH
- the bioB gene encoding biotin synthase BioB: MAKTLTRTIERIAQIYHQPLPDLLFEAQRVHREHHDPHAVQLCTLCSIKTGACPEDCAYCSQSVHNPTDLTPRPLMDLEQVVAQARAAKASGATRFCMGAAWREVKDGPQFERVLDMVRQVAALDMEVCCTLGMLSLEQAQRLKQAGLTAYNHNLDTSPDYYGKIITTRTYQDRLETIRVVSEAGISVCCGGILGMGESVQDRLELLEALSGLDPAPESIPINCLVPVAGTPLQDAPPVEPIELVRMVATTRILFPRAMVRLSAGRLQMRDELQALCFMAGANSIFTGPILLTTPNPDSSEDNRLLQRLGMQPQAR
- a CDS encoding ATP-binding cassette domain-containing protein; the protein is MVANVKQGRRIVIIGSSGSGKTTLAREIARKLTLPHIELDALHWEANWTEASFDQFKTRVENSLQTDGWVVDGNYSKVRDLIWLKADTLIWLDYSFPVVFGRVVQRTFWRAISQQELWNGNRETWQIVFSHNSMILWVLRTYWQRQREWTLLCQQPEYAHLQIIRFSSPKATRQWLEAL
- the map gene encoding type I methionyl aminopeptidase, which codes for METEVITLLSKREIEKMRRAGRLAAELLYYLSDLIKPGVTTLQLNDEAERWTQAHGAISAPLGYAPPGYPPFPRSICTSVNEVVCHGIPSARQVLRDGDIINIDVTLIVDGYHGDTSKTFFVGEPSPVARKLVEVTEECRRRGIEAIKPGAKIGDIGAAIQEYAESQGFSVVRNFVGHGISNVFHTAPQIPHYGDRGKGRRLRPGMVFTIEPMINEGTWEIEMLADQWTAVTKDRKLSAQCEHTLAVTEDGVEILTPYPGEE